Proteins from one Mycolicibacter virginiensis genomic window:
- a CDS encoding NINE protein yields the protein MTVPSWPPPGPQGGGQPYPPPPGHPGPYPGYPDVWAPYGRHPRTGQPYSPKSKVTAALLQLLGFFGFLGFGRIYLGQTGLGLVQLLIGVLATITTYGLGIVVPFVWGVIDAILMLSGRVHDKQGRPLRDST from the coding sequence ATGACCGTACCGTCGTGGCCCCCACCGGGGCCGCAGGGCGGGGGACAGCCCTACCCGCCACCGCCGGGCCATCCGGGGCCTTACCCGGGCTACCCGGACGTGTGGGCGCCCTACGGCCGGCATCCGAGGACCGGCCAGCCCTATTCGCCGAAGTCGAAAGTCACCGCCGCACTGTTGCAGCTGTTGGGGTTCTTCGGCTTCCTCGGATTCGGTCGCATATATCTGGGCCAAACCGGGCTGGGCCTGGTCCAGCTGTTGATCGGTGTGTTGGCCACCATCACGACCTACGGGCTGGGCATCGTCGTACCGTTCGTCTGGGGTGTCATCGACGCGATTCTGATGCTCAGCGGACGGGTGCACGACAAGCAGGGTCGACCGCTGCGCGACAGCACCTGA
- the lgt gene encoding prolipoprotein diacylglyceryl transferase, which translates to MTLDWLTYFPSPARGVWHLGPVPIRAYALCIIIGIIIALLLGDRRWRARGGEPGVIYDIALWAVPFGLIGGRLYHLMTDWRTYFGEGGVGWEATPRIWDGGLGIWGAVALGGVGAWIGCRRHGISLPAFGDAVAPGIVLAQAIGRIGNYFNQELYGRETTLPWGLEIFWREDAAGVRDPHLLDGISTGELYKIVQPTFLYELLWNLVVFLVLIYADRRFRMGHGRLFALYVAGYCIGRFGIELLRDDAATHIAGIRVNSFTSTFVFIGAVVYILLATKGREDPEAIRRAWQPEETTDQDAAAEADSEAEPDEEHEGSDDKELVAAGVANGVGSVVRVPKRLTGDADSAEADSDDGADEQPETSDEEEPDAVVAESEAEDADEADEETPEEAVAADVDTEAGGDEGPAEAEPTDEAEDSAEPEAAQVDAAAEESAEPEATTDADEDEAVDTEPDSDVTAESDDSDDTEHPDDPFDEVADEPEAVEADSDDSDEPTDPDESDESEEPDASDEADPH; encoded by the coding sequence ATGACGTTGGATTGGCTGACCTACTTTCCCAGTCCTGCTCGCGGTGTCTGGCACCTCGGACCGGTGCCGATCCGGGCCTACGCCCTGTGCATCATCATCGGCATCATCATCGCCCTGCTGCTTGGTGATCGCCGGTGGCGGGCCCGCGGCGGCGAACCGGGCGTCATCTATGACATCGCGCTGTGGGCGGTGCCGTTTGGGCTGATCGGCGGTCGGCTCTATCACCTGATGACCGATTGGCGTACCTACTTCGGCGAGGGTGGCGTCGGATGGGAAGCGACGCCGCGGATCTGGGACGGCGGTCTGGGGATCTGGGGCGCGGTGGCGCTCGGTGGGGTCGGCGCGTGGATAGGTTGTCGACGCCACGGGATCTCCCTGCCGGCGTTCGGCGATGCCGTCGCCCCCGGGATCGTGTTGGCACAGGCCATCGGACGCATCGGCAACTACTTCAATCAGGAGCTCTACGGCCGGGAGACAACGCTGCCGTGGGGCCTGGAGATCTTCTGGCGCGAAGACGCCGCCGGGGTCCGCGACCCGCACCTGCTCGACGGGATATCGACGGGCGAGCTCTACAAGATCGTGCAGCCCACGTTCTTGTACGAATTGTTGTGGAACCTAGTGGTGTTCCTCGTGCTGATCTACGCCGACCGACGGTTCCGGATGGGGCACGGACGACTGTTCGCGCTCTACGTCGCCGGCTACTGCATCGGCCGGTTCGGTATTGAGCTGCTCCGTGACGATGCGGCGACCCATATTGCCGGTATCCGGGTCAACTCGTTCACCTCGACGTTCGTCTTCATCGGGGCGGTGGTGTACATCCTGCTCGCAACCAAGGGGCGAGAAGATCCCGAAGCCATCCGTCGAGCGTGGCAACCCGAGGAGACCACCGACCAGGACGCTGCAGCAGAGGCGGATTCCGAAGCCGAGCCGGACGAAGAGCACGAAGGGTCCGACGACAAAGAGCTGGTGGCGGCCGGCGTCGCCAACGGCGTCGGATCAGTGGTTCGGGTGCCGAAAAGGCTTACCGGCGACGCTGACTCGGCCGAGGCCGACTCCGATGACGGCGCCGACGAACAACCCGAGACGTCCGATGAGGAAGAGCCGGACGCGGTGGTCGCCGAGTCGGAAGCCGAGGACGCCGACGAGGCTGATGAGGAAACCCCCGAAGAGGCCGTCGCGGCCGACGTGGACACCGAGGCCGGCGGCGACGAGGGGCCAGCCGAGGCCGAGCCGACTGACGAGGCCGAGGACTCCGCGGAGCCGGAGGCCGCCCAGGTGGACGCCGCAGCGGAGGAGTCGGCCGAGCCCGAAGCGACGACGGATGCCGACGAAGACGAGGCAGTTGATACCGAGCCGGACAGCGACGTCACAGCGGAATCCGACGACTCAGACGACACCGAACACCCCGACGATCCCTTTGACGAGGTGGCCGACGAACCCGAAGCCGTCGAAGCCGATTCGGACGACTCCGACGAACCGACCGACCCAGACGAGTCGGACGAATCCGAAGAACCGGACGCCTCGGACGAGGCTGACCCGCACTGA
- the trpA gene encoding tryptophan synthase subunit alpha produces MSDHAGDRLAPLFAACRAEGRAALIGYLPTGYPDVPGSIAALTALVESGCDLIEVGVPYSDPGMDGPTIARATETALQGGVRVRDTLTAVEAITKAGGRAVVMTYWNPVLRYGVDAFARDLASAGGLGLITPDLIVDEADDWLAASEQHALDRIFLVAPSSTPQRLSETVKATSGFVYAASTMGVTGARNTVSNAAPELVARVREVSDIPVGVGLGVRSGAQAAEIGAYTDGVIVGSALVTALADGLAELRALTQELASGVRQKVSTQ; encoded by the coding sequence GTGAGCGACCACGCCGGTGACCGGCTGGCCCCGCTGTTCGCTGCGTGCCGAGCCGAGGGCCGCGCCGCGCTGATCGGCTATCTGCCGACCGGCTACCCGGACGTGCCGGGCTCCATCGCCGCGTTGACCGCCCTCGTCGAATCCGGTTGTGACCTCATCGAAGTCGGCGTGCCCTATTCCGATCCCGGAATGGACGGCCCGACCATCGCACGCGCCACCGAGACCGCCCTGCAGGGCGGGGTGCGGGTGCGCGACACACTGACCGCAGTGGAGGCCATCACCAAAGCCGGCGGACGGGCCGTGGTGATGACGTACTGGAACCCGGTGCTGCGTTACGGCGTCGACGCGTTCGCTCGGGACCTGGCGTCAGCCGGTGGGTTGGGTCTGATCACCCCGGACCTGATCGTCGACGAGGCAGATGACTGGCTGGCCGCCTCCGAACAGCATGCGCTGGATCGGATCTTCCTGGTGGCGCCTTCCTCGACGCCGCAGCGACTGTCCGAAACCGTCAAAGCGACCAGCGGATTCGTCTACGCCGCCTCCACTATGGGTGTCACCGGCGCCCGCAACACGGTGTCCAACGCGGCGCCGGAGCTGGTGGCCAGGGTTCGCGAGGTCTCTGATATCCCCGTCGGCGTGGGACTGGGCGTGCGCTCGGGCGCACAGGCCGCTGAGATCGGTGCCTACACCGACGGTGTCATCGTCGGTTCGGCGCTCGTCACCGCACTCGCCGATGGTCTGGCCGAGTTGCGAGCGTTGACGCAAGAGCTGGCTTCTGGTGTGCGTCAAAAGGTTTCCACCCAATGA
- the trpB gene encoding tryptophan synthase subunit beta, with protein sequence MSDTSHPSLPRASAGVAEPTAHDPDARGHFGVYGGRYVAEALMAVIEEVTAAYDKVRNDPAFLDTLDDLQTHYTGRPSPLYEAERLTAHAGGARIFLKREDLNHTGSHKINNVLGQALLARHMGKTRVIAETGAGQHGVATATACALLGLECVIYMGAVDTRRQALNVARMRLLGAEVVSVESGSQTLKDAINEAFRDWVTNADRTYYCFGTAAGPHPFPTMVRDFQRIVGLETRVQIQQMAGRLPDAVVACVGGGSNAIGIFHAFLDDPAVRLVGFEAGGDGVDTGRHAATFAGGTPGAFQGSFSYLLQDEDGQTIESHSISAGLDYPGVGPEHAWLRETGRAEYRPITDTEAMDAFGILCRTEGIIPAIESAHAVAGALKLATELGPGKVIVVNVSGRGDKDVETAAKWFGLFDEAGDGS encoded by the coding sequence ATGTCAGACACCTCGCATCCGAGCCTTCCGCGTGCCAGCGCCGGAGTGGCTGAGCCGACCGCACACGACCCCGATGCCCGCGGGCACTTCGGTGTCTACGGAGGCCGCTACGTCGCCGAAGCGCTGATGGCGGTCATCGAAGAGGTCACCGCCGCCTACGACAAGGTGCGCAACGACCCGGCGTTCTTGGACACCCTCGATGACCTGCAGACGCACTACACCGGCCGGCCCTCGCCGCTGTATGAAGCCGAGCGTCTGACCGCGCACGCCGGCGGGGCCCGCATCTTCCTCAAGCGAGAAGACCTGAACCACACCGGTTCTCACAAGATCAACAACGTGCTCGGTCAAGCCCTGCTGGCGCGACACATGGGCAAGACCCGGGTGATCGCCGAGACCGGCGCCGGTCAGCACGGGGTGGCCACCGCCACCGCGTGCGCGTTGCTCGGCCTGGAATGCGTGATCTACATGGGTGCCGTCGACACTCGCCGTCAAGCGCTCAACGTGGCACGGATGCGACTGCTGGGCGCCGAGGTGGTCTCGGTCGAATCCGGTTCGCAGACCCTCAAGGACGCCATCAACGAAGCCTTCCGGGACTGGGTCACCAACGCCGACCGCACCTATTACTGCTTCGGCACCGCGGCCGGGCCGCACCCGTTCCCGACCATGGTGCGCGACTTCCAGCGGATCGTCGGACTGGAGACGCGCGTTCAGATCCAACAGATGGCCGGTCGTCTGCCCGACGCCGTGGTGGCGTGTGTGGGCGGCGGGTCGAACGCCATCGGCATCTTCCACGCCTTCCTCGACGATCCCGCGGTCCGACTGGTCGGGTTCGAAGCCGGCGGCGACGGCGTCGACACCGGCCGGCACGCCGCGACATTCGCCGGTGGGACACCGGGCGCTTTCCAGGGATCGTTCTCCTACCTGCTGCAGGACGAGGACGGTCAGACCATCGAGTCGCACTCGATCTCGGCCGGGCTGGATTACCCGGGTGTGGGCCCCGAGCACGCCTGGCTGCGTGAGACCGGCCGCGCCGAATACCGGCCGATCACCGACACCGAGGCGATGGATGCGTTCGGAATCCTCTGCCGCACTGAGGGAATCATTCCGGCAATCGAATCAGCACACGCGGTGGCCGGAGCGCTCAAGCTGGCGACGGAGTTGGGTCCCGGCAAGGTCATCGTGGTCAACGTGTCCGGGCGCGGCGACAAAGACGTGGAGACCGCCGCCAAGTGGTTCGGTCTGTTCGACGAGGCAGGAGATGGGTCGTGA
- the trpC gene encoding indole-3-glycerol phosphate synthase TrpC, with product MTSASVLDSIIEGVCADLAAREALVPLAEVKAAAEAMPPPRDVMAALREPGIAVIAEVKRASPSKGQLAPIADPAELASSYADGGARAISVLTEQRRFNGSLADLDAVRAAVSVPVLRKDFIVRPYQIHEARAHGADMLLLIVAALEQQALESMLDRTESLGMTALVEVHTEEEADRALTAGAKVIGVNARDLTTLEVDRDCFARIAPGLPTEVVKIAESGVRGTADLLAYAGAGADAVLVGEGLVTSGDPRAAVADLVSAGKHPSCPKSAR from the coding sequence ATGACTTCGGCATCCGTGCTCGACTCCATCATCGAGGGAGTCTGCGCCGACCTTGCCGCCCGAGAGGCCCTCGTCCCGCTCGCGGAAGTCAAGGCAGCGGCCGAGGCCATGCCTCCGCCACGCGACGTGATGGCCGCACTGCGGGAGCCGGGCATCGCCGTCATCGCCGAGGTGAAGCGCGCGAGCCCCTCCAAGGGCCAGCTGGCGCCCATCGCCGACCCGGCGGAGCTGGCCAGCTCTTACGCCGACGGCGGGGCCCGTGCGATCAGCGTGCTCACCGAGCAGCGCCGGTTCAACGGCTCGTTGGCCGACCTGGACGCAGTGCGTGCCGCGGTGTCGGTTCCGGTGCTGCGCAAGGACTTCATCGTGCGGCCGTACCAGATTCACGAGGCCCGCGCCCACGGCGCGGACATGCTGCTGCTGATCGTGGCGGCGCTTGAGCAGCAGGCACTGGAGTCGATGCTGGACCGCACCGAGTCGCTCGGCATGACCGCACTGGTCGAGGTGCACACCGAAGAAGAGGCCGACCGGGCATTGACCGCCGGCGCCAAGGTGATCGGCGTCAACGCGCGTGACCTGACCACGCTGGAGGTCGACCGCGACTGCTTCGCGCGGATCGCACCCGGGCTGCCCACCGAGGTGGTCAAGATCGCCGAGTCCGGGGTGCGCGGCACCGCGGACCTGCTGGCCTACGCCGGTGCCGGGGCAGACGCTGTCCTGGTCGGCGAGGGACTGGTCACCAGTGGCGACCCGCGGGCGGCCGTTGCCGATTTGGTCAGTGCGGGTAAGCATCCGTCCTGCCCGAAGTCGGCTCGCTAA
- a CDS encoding TIGR02234 family membrane protein, which translates to MADGRERHDTRALRGAQLLLVAAAGGLWGAARLPWVLIHSFDGLGQPKEISLTGASWSTALVPLALLCLAAAVAAMAVRGWQLRVLAVVLATVSLACGYLATSMWAARDITLRALDIAEIPLTSLLGTERRLTGAVLSLVAALGVLVAAVLLMRVAAHSAGRVTKYSAPAERRAAARDVEADKRADPDGQLSERMMWDALDEGRDPTGDPDNRETNPDG; encoded by the coding sequence ATGGCTGACGGTCGCGAACGCCACGACACCCGCGCGCTCCGCGGGGCGCAACTGCTGCTGGTAGCGGCCGCCGGAGGTCTGTGGGGCGCTGCGCGGCTGCCGTGGGTCCTGATCCACTCGTTCGACGGGCTCGGGCAGCCCAAGGAGATCAGCCTGACCGGCGCGTCCTGGTCGACGGCGCTGGTGCCCCTGGCGTTGCTGTGCCTGGCGGCCGCCGTCGCCGCGATGGCGGTGCGCGGGTGGCAGCTGCGGGTGCTGGCGGTGGTGTTGGCCACGGTAAGCCTGGCGTGCGGTTATCTGGCCACCAGCATGTGGGCGGCCCGCGACATCACCCTGCGGGCCCTAGACATCGCCGAGATTCCGCTGACGTCGCTGCTGGGCACCGAGCGCCGTCTCACCGGCGCCGTGTTGAGCCTGGTCGCGGCCCTGGGTGTGCTGGTTGCGGCGGTGCTGTTGATGCGCGTCGCCGCACACAGCGCCGGCCGGGTCACCAAGTATTCGGCGCCTGCGGAGCGCCGGGCGGCTGCGCGTGACGTAGAGGCAGACAAGCGGGCCGACCCGGATGGGCAGTTGTCTGAACGCATGATGTGGGACGCGCTCGACGAGGGCCGGGACCCCACCGGGGATCCGGATAACCGGGAAACCAACCCAGACGGCTAG
- a CDS encoding anthranilate synthase component I: protein MQTTSTSRAGVTSRADFRALAAEHRVVPVTRKVLADAETPLSAYRKLAANRPGTFLLESAENGRSWSRWSFIGAGTTSALTVRDGNAVWLGAAPQDAPTGGDPLQALRDTLTLLETAAIPGLPPLSSGLVGFFTYDLVRRLERLPELAVDDLQLPDMLLLLATDMAAVDHHEGTITLIANAVNWNGTDERVDEAYDDAIARLDVMAAALSQPLESSVATFDRPDPVYRGQRTPEEYGAIVEQLVGEIEAGEAFQVVPSQRFEMTTPADPLDVYRMLRVSNPSPYMYLLQVPDDDGGLAFSIVGSSPEALVTVQDGRATTHPIAGTRWRGATEDEDQLLAKDLLNDEKELAEHLMLVDLGRNDLGRVCVPGTVRVSDYSHIERYSHVMHLVSTVTGELAEDRTALDAVTACFPAGTLSGAPKVRAMELIEEVEKTRRGLYGGVVGYLDFAGNADFAIAIRTALMRAGTAYVQAGGGVVADSNGPYEYTEASNKARAVLAAIAAAETLSAPGTDG, encoded by the coding sequence GTGCAAACCACGAGCACTTCAAGGGCCGGCGTCACATCCCGGGCGGACTTCCGGGCGCTGGCGGCTGAGCACCGCGTGGTCCCGGTGACCCGCAAGGTGCTGGCCGACGCCGAGACACCGCTGTCGGCATACCGCAAGCTGGCCGCCAACCGGCCCGGCACCTTCCTGCTGGAGTCGGCCGAGAACGGCCGGTCGTGGTCGCGGTGGTCGTTCATCGGCGCCGGCACGACCTCGGCGCTGACGGTGCGAGACGGCAATGCCGTGTGGCTGGGTGCAGCACCGCAGGATGCACCCACCGGCGGGGACCCGTTGCAGGCCCTGCGCGACACGCTGACGCTGCTGGAGACGGCCGCCATCCCCGGCCTGCCGCCACTGTCGAGCGGCCTGGTGGGTTTCTTCACCTACGACCTGGTGCGCCGCCTGGAGCGCTTGCCCGAGCTGGCCGTCGATGACTTGCAGCTGCCCGACATGCTGCTGCTGCTGGCCACCGACATGGCCGCCGTCGACCACCACGAGGGCACCATCACGCTGATCGCCAACGCGGTCAACTGGAACGGCACCGATGAGCGCGTCGATGAGGCCTACGACGACGCGATCGCCCGCCTCGATGTGATGGCCGCAGCGCTGAGTCAGCCGCTGGAGTCCAGCGTCGCCACCTTCGATCGGCCGGACCCGGTCTACCGCGGTCAGCGCACCCCCGAGGAGTATGGGGCGATCGTCGAGCAGCTGGTCGGCGAGATCGAGGCCGGTGAAGCGTTTCAGGTGGTTCCGTCCCAGCGTTTCGAGATGACCACGCCGGCAGACCCCCTCGACGTCTACCGGATGCTGCGGGTGTCCAATCCGAGCCCGTACATGTATCTGCTGCAGGTGCCCGACGACGACGGGGGACTGGCCTTTTCGATCGTCGGCTCCAGTCCCGAGGCGCTGGTGACCGTGCAGGACGGCCGCGCCACCACCCACCCGATCGCCGGCACCCGGTGGCGCGGGGCAACCGAGGACGAAGACCAGCTGCTGGCCAAGGACCTGTTGAACGACGAGAAGGAACTCGCCGAGCACCTGATGCTGGTCGACCTGGGCCGCAACGACCTGGGCCGGGTGTGTGTTCCGGGGACCGTGCGGGTCTCCGACTACAGCCACATCGAGCGCTACAGCCACGTCATGCACCTGGTGTCCACCGTCACCGGAGAGCTCGCCGAGGACCGGACCGCGCTGGACGCCGTGACGGCGTGCTTCCCGGCGGGCACCTTGTCCGGGGCGCCCAAAGTGCGCGCGATGGAGCTGATAGAGGAGGTCGAGAAGACCCGGCGCGGCCTCTACGGCGGCGTCGTCGGCTACCTGGACTTCGCCGGCAACGCCGACTTCGCGATCGCGATCCGCACGGCGTTGATGCGCGCCGGCACCGCCTACGTCCAGGCCGGTGGCGGAGTGGTCGCCGACTCCAACGGCCCTTACGAATACACCGAGGCATCCAACAAGGCCCGGGCCGTGCTGGCCGCGATCGCCGCCGCCGAGACCCTGTCGGCGCCCGGAACCGATGGCTGA